In a single window of the Candidatus Tisiphia endosymbiont of Nemotelus nigrinus genome:
- a CDS encoding Rpn family recombination-promoting nuclease/putative transposase has translation MTKKPKHDQLFKKIMGNEIAAQEFLEYYLPKDFQEKIDLSKIKVEKESYIEESLRRKYSDIVYSVKTKNDDTAFIYVLLDHQSTSDYWMALRLYKYALLLCERHKKNEDKLPLICPIIMYNGVEEYNVPKNLWDLFTNPEQAKKLMTEDYQLVDLQSMSDDEIVRKKHLGMMEYLMKHIHMRDMIKLWEQFLEKFKLEILVDKENGYIYLRSFLWYTDAKLPEDRQSELEQLLTKYLSEEEKGSIMRTVAQKYIEEGTQYGIQIGKAEGKAEAMKAVARTMLIKNRPLNEIIELTGLTKIQINKLK, from the coding sequence ATGACAAAAAAACCAAAACATGACCAGTTATTTAAAAAAATAATGGGCAATGAAATAGCCGCCCAAGAATTCTTAGAATATTATCTACCGAAGGATTTTCAGGAAAAGATAGATTTGTCAAAGATCAAAGTAGAGAAGGAAAGCTATATTGAAGAAAGTCTAAGGCGAAAATATAGTGATATAGTTTATTCGGTAAAAACTAAAAATGATGATACGGCTTTCATCTATGTATTATTGGATCATCAATCAACGTCTGATTATTGGATGGCACTAAGACTCTATAAATACGCATTACTATTATGTGAAAGGCATAAAAAGAATGAGGATAAGCTGCCATTAATTTGTCCGATTATCATGTATAATGGTGTAGAAGAATATAATGTTCCAAAAAATTTGTGGGATTTGTTTACTAATCCTGAGCAAGCTAAAAAACTGATGACAGAGGATTATCAATTAGTGGACTTACAGAGCATGTCAGATGATGAGATAGTGAGAAAGAAACATTTAGGGATGATGGAGTATCTGATGAAGCATATCCATATGCGGGATATGATAAAATTATGGGAGCAGTTTTTAGAAAAGTTTAAGTTAGAGATATTAGTTGATAAAGAGAATGGTTATATTTACTTAAGATCGTTTTTATGGTATACTGATGCCAAGTTGCCTGAAGACAGGCAATCGGAATTAGAACAATTACTAACTAAGTATTTATCTGAAGAAGAAAAAGGTAGCATTATGAGAACCGTTGCACAAAAATATATAGAAGAGGGTACACAGTACGGGATTCAAATTGGTAAAGCCGAAGGTAAAGCTGAAGCGATGAAAGCGGTAGCAAGAACTATGCTAATTAAAAACAGACCGTTAAATGAAATTATTGAATTGACTGGCTTAACTAAAATACAAATTAATAAATTGAAATAG
- the ffh gene encoding signal recognition particle protein: MFQTLTQNLTKIFDRIKRSGTLSEAQINDTMRDIRIALLESDVALPVVKDFIAEVKLKAMGQEVIKSVSPGQMIVKIIHNELINILSSSPDESILHLKSTPPVNILMVGLQGSGKTTASAKLALRLKNQNKKVLLVSLDTYRPAAQEQLTILGKSIEVDSLTIIPEHTPIDITKRALHESKLAAYDVVIYDTAGRLQIDEQMMQEAVNIRNLVEPKEIILVVDAMTGQDSLLIASNFDQQLGITGVILSRIDGDAKGGAALSIKHVTKKPIKFLSTGEKLTDLELFDPERIASRILDMGDIISFVEKASSLIDQQEAEKAAARLKKGKFDLEDYLMQMRSIKKLGGFGSMMSMLPGMNKIIDKVDQSKLSGKLIDHQEAIILSMTKKERRKPDLLNASRRKRIAEGSGTSVQKVNALLKQFKQISDLMKKVSSMNPKSLMRSSISNLFKL; the protein is encoded by the coding sequence ATGTTTCAAACATTAACTCAAAATTTGACAAAAATTTTTGATCGTATCAAAAGAAGTGGCACTTTATCGGAAGCTCAAATAAACGATACTATGCGTGATATTAGAATTGCCCTTCTTGAATCAGATGTTGCATTGCCGGTAGTTAAGGACTTTATTGCTGAAGTAAAATTAAAAGCTATGGGACAAGAAGTTATAAAATCAGTCTCCCCAGGACAGATGATAGTAAAAATTATCCATAATGAGTTAATTAATATATTATCCTCTTCTCCAGACGAGAGCATTTTGCATCTTAAATCCACACCGCCGGTAAATATTTTAATGGTAGGTTTGCAAGGTAGTGGTAAGACTACCGCTAGTGCCAAATTAGCCCTTAGGCTAAAAAACCAAAATAAAAAGGTACTTTTAGTTTCGCTTGATACTTACCGTCCTGCTGCTCAGGAACAGTTAACTATTCTTGGTAAATCGATAGAGGTAGATAGTTTAACTATTATCCCAGAGCATACTCCTATTGATATTACTAAAAGAGCTTTGCACGAATCGAAATTAGCTGCTTATGATGTTGTTATTTACGACACGGCAGGTAGGTTACAAATCGATGAACAAATGATGCAAGAAGCGGTAAATATAAGAAATTTAGTAGAACCAAAGGAAATAATTTTGGTAGTTGATGCAATGACAGGGCAAGATTCACTGCTTATAGCTAGCAATTTTGATCAGCAATTAGGAATTACCGGGGTAATTTTATCTCGTATTGATGGCGATGCTAAGGGTGGGGCAGCTTTGAGTATTAAGCATGTTACCAAGAAGCCTATTAAATTCCTAAGTACTGGTGAGAAATTGACAGATTTAGAACTATTTGACCCAGAACGTATTGCCTCAAGAATATTAGATATGGGAGATATAATCTCCTTTGTTGAAAAAGCGAGTAGCCTAATAGACCAGCAAGAGGCAGAAAAAGCAGCTGCTAGACTAAAAAAGGGTAAATTTGACTTAGAAGATTACCTAATGCAAATGAGGAGTATAAAAAAACTAGGTGGATTTGGTAGTATGATGAGTATGTTACCTGGCATGAATAAGATTATCGATAAGGTCGATCAATCGAAATTAAGCGGCAAGTTAATAGATCACCAAGAAGCGATAATTTTATCGATGACCAAAAAAGAACGAAGAAAGCCAGATTTACTAAATGCCTCACGTCGGAAACGTATTGCTGAAGGTTCTGGAACATCGGTTCAAAAAGTTAACGCTCTATTGAAACAATTTAAACAAATAAGTGATCTCATGAAAAAGGTAAGCAGTATGAATCCCAAAAGTCTAATGCGTAGTAGTATAAGCAATTTGTTTAAACTATAG
- a CDS encoding IS481 family transposase: protein MGQILHGCAKTTEAIRFAIQNSQESLKTLARKYSINPKTVAKWKKRTTLQDTCMGPKEPSSTVLTSEEEAMCIAFRKHTLLSLDDCLYALQVSIPKLTRSSLHRLLQRHNVSRLPEVKGNNKTKKKFKLYPIGYFHIDIAEVKTEEGKLYLFVAIDRTSKFVYVELLPRCTKTETAQFLRNLIKAIPYKIHTILTDNGIQFTNRTVDKHAWMHIFDRICYEYNIEHRLTKVNHPWTNGQVERMNRTIKEATVKRFYYDNHQQLKQHLYDFINVYNFAKRLKALKGLTPYEFIIKTWTSDPNKFIINPNLHSLGLNT, encoded by the coding sequence ATGGGACAAATATTACACGGCTGTGCCAAAACGACAGAGGCAATACGTTTCGCAATCCAAAATAGTCAAGAGAGCTTAAAGACTTTAGCAAGAAAATATTCTATTAATCCTAAAACAGTTGCTAAGTGGAAGAAACGAACTACATTACAAGATACTTGTATGGGTCCCAAAGAACCATCTTCTACAGTATTAACTTCTGAAGAAGAAGCTATGTGTATAGCATTTCGTAAACACACTTTATTATCTTTAGATGATTGCTTATATGCTTTACAAGTTAGTATTCCCAAGCTTACTAGATCTTCTTTACATAGACTTCTTCAACGCCATAATGTTAGTAGGTTACCGGAAGTAAAAGGAAATAACAAAACCAAGAAGAAGTTTAAACTTTATCCAATTGGTTATTTCCATATAGATATTGCTGAAGTCAAAACAGAAGAAGGTAAACTCTATCTATTTGTTGCTATTGATCGCACTTCAAAGTTTGTGTATGTAGAACTTTTACCAAGATGTACCAAGACAGAAACAGCACAATTTCTTCGTAATTTAATTAAAGCTATACCTTATAAAATTCATACTATTTTGACAGATAATGGTATTCAATTTACTAACAGAACAGTAGATAAGCATGCTTGGATGCATATTTTTGATCGTATTTGCTATGAATACAATATTGAACACAGGCTAACAAAAGTTAATCATCCATGGACTAATGGACAGGTAGAACGTATGAATCGTACTATTAAAGAGGCAACTGTTAAACGTTTTTATTATGACAATCATCAGCAACTTAAACAACATTTATATGATTTTATCAATGTCTACAATTTCGCAAAAAGACTTAAAGCTCTTAAAGGTTTAACTCCTTATGAATTTATCATAAAAACATGGACATCTGATCCAAATAAATTTATTATTAACCCTAACCTCCACTCCCTGGGACTAAACACCTAG
- a CDS encoding DDE-type integrase/transposase/recombinase: MLQSTHPYVRTNSGFMYMAGIIDWHSRAVLSYKLSNSMDVNLVTEVLQDALNKYSAPQIFNSEQGSQYTSNEHIQILQEHNIKVSMNGKGRSIDNIIMERFFRTLKYNCIFINDFKDVKELRRGIDDYINHYNYRRFHSSIGYKKPMNVYLNSIQNYE; the protein is encoded by the coding sequence ATGCTTCAGTCTACTCACCCTTATGTTCGAACTAATTCGGGATTTATGTACATGGCAGGAATTATCGATTGGCATAGCAGAGCTGTGTTGAGTTATAAATTATCAAATAGTATGGACGTAAATTTGGTAACTGAAGTATTGCAGGATGCACTTAACAAATACTCTGCACCGCAGATATTTAATAGTGAACAGGGCAGTCAATATACCAGTAATGAACACATTCAAATTTTACAAGAGCATAACATTAAAGTTTCGATGAATGGTAAAGGAAGAAGTATTGATAATATAATCATGGAGAGATTTTTTCGAACTTTAAAATATAATTGTATATTTATTAACGATTTTAAAGATGTTAAAGAACTTAGGAGAGGTATTGATGATTATATAAATCACTATAATTATAGAAGATTTCATTCAAGTATTGGTTACAAAAAACCTATGAATGTCTATCTAAATTCTATACAAAATTATGAATAA
- a CDS encoding recombinase RecB produces the protein MIFQSSIISKEDHEGKRQQLIQKREDIVREIESHNNADDKFLECLVNLVELASGALETFKGSTTEGKRKLMNLVFANLELKDGKLDFMLRSPFDAFVKCTKIEEWHTLKDSNL, from the coding sequence TTGATTTTTCAGTCCAGTATAATTAGCAAGGAAGATCATGAAGGAAAACGTCAGCAATTAATACAAAAACGTGAAGATATCGTGAGAGAAATAGAAAGCCATAATAATGCTGATGATAAATTTTTAGAATGCTTGGTTAACCTAGTAGAACTGGCTTCCGGAGCGTTAGAAACCTTTAAAGGTTCGACTACGGAAGGAAAACGTAAATTGATGAATTTAGTATTTGCGAACCTAGAATTAAAAGACGGAAAGCTAGACTTTATGCTACGTTCACCGTTTGATGCATTCGTAAAATGCACTAAAATCGAAGAATGGCACACCCTAAAGGATTCGAACCTTTGA